A genomic segment from Actinomyces lilanjuaniae encodes:
- the orn gene encoding oligoribonuclease: protein MTTSDPLVWVDCEMTGLDLGTDALLEVAVVVTDYDLSPLAEGIDVLIRPPEEALRTMSDHVRTMHTSSGLLEELRSGLSLDQARSTVMGYIRTLVPDPGTAQLAGNSVGTDKSFLARDMPELVNHLHYRIVDVSSIKELAKRWYPRTFFHAPDKVGGHRALADVLESIDELRYYRSILFPQGEGPSSEECKAAAAAVTASPTSRVRRAPSPS, encoded by the coding sequence ATGACGACCTCCGACCCGCTCGTGTGGGTCGACTGCGAGATGACTGGCCTGGACCTGGGCACCGACGCGCTCCTTGAAGTTGCCGTCGTCGTGACTGACTACGACCTCAGCCCCCTGGCCGAGGGCATCGACGTCCTCATCCGCCCCCCTGAGGAGGCGCTGCGGACCATGAGCGACCACGTACGCACCATGCACACCTCCTCCGGGCTGCTGGAGGAGCTGCGCAGCGGACTCAGCCTCGACCAGGCCCGCAGCACGGTCATGGGCTACATCAGGACCCTGGTCCCCGACCCGGGGACCGCTCAGCTGGCCGGCAACTCTGTCGGCACCGACAAGTCATTCCTGGCACGTGACATGCCTGAGCTCGTCAACCACCTGCACTACCGGATCGTCGACGTCTCCTCCATCAAGGAGCTGGCCAAGCGCTGGTACCCGCGCACCTTCTTCCACGCCCCGGACAAGGTCGGCGGGCACCGCGCCCTGGCTGACGTGCTGGAGTCCATCGACGAGCTGCGCTACTACCGCTCCATCCTCTTCCCCCAGGGCGAGGGTCCCTCCTCCGAGGAGTGCAAAGCGGCGGCGGCAGCTGTGACGGCCAGCCCCACCTCCCGGGTCCGCCGCGCCCCATCCCCCTCCTGA
- a CDS encoding ATP-grasp domain-containing protein has protein sequence MSTPEQHRQGARQGPASGRRVLVIGAGRGQTGLIRAVRRLGATAVVATRVEPHLPGIAEADEVLAADILAVDDVVDAARQAGVDAVATSCLDTGLEALGAVADTLGLRGLSRQAARLCSDKLAMKKRLAQAGVPTAAYVAVSSCEQVGPALERTGLPAVVKATDLQGSSGVFMVDTPQEAAQAWSTAASLSRSGRVIIERLLTGREFGAQAFVHDDQVLHVTVHGDDLAPGEVPVPVGHHVPMEADPGLLEQADRVVRQAVSALGLRNCAVNVDLMECDGVVHLIELTGRAGANGLPELMSTVYGLDYYEMVAREALDLDVLETWRGRSPWDGAALAIMLIDADARGTVTGIHRPDRLPGWVTDLQVFTNVGDVLEGFTSSNDCLGQVVVRGSTLAECRERAAYIDAQVVLATDNAGTGARTGETVSTPGTRS, from the coding sequence ATGAGCACCCCAGAACAGCACCGCCAGGGAGCACGCCAGGGCCCGGCCTCAGGGCGCCGCGTCCTTGTCATCGGCGCGGGACGCGGGCAGACCGGCCTCATTCGCGCCGTCAGGCGCCTGGGAGCCACCGCGGTCGTCGCCACCCGCGTCGAGCCGCACCTGCCCGGGATCGCCGAGGCCGACGAGGTCCTGGCCGCTGACATCCTCGCTGTCGACGACGTCGTGGATGCCGCCCGGCAGGCCGGGGTCGACGCGGTCGCCACCAGCTGCCTGGACACCGGGCTGGAGGCTCTGGGCGCGGTGGCGGACACCCTGGGACTGCGAGGCCTGAGCCGCCAGGCCGCACGCCTGTGCTCCGACAAGCTGGCGATGAAGAAGCGGCTGGCGCAGGCGGGTGTCCCGACAGCAGCCTACGTGGCGGTCTCCTCCTGTGAGCAGGTTGGTCCCGCGCTGGAACGCACTGGCCTGCCCGCAGTAGTCAAGGCCACCGACCTTCAGGGCTCCAGCGGAGTCTTCATGGTGGACACGCCTCAGGAGGCGGCACAGGCCTGGAGCACAGCCGCCAGCCTCAGCAGAAGCGGACGCGTCATCATCGAGCGTCTCCTGACAGGACGCGAGTTCGGCGCACAGGCCTTCGTCCACGACGACCAGGTGCTCCACGTCACCGTCCACGGTGACGACCTCGCTCCGGGAGAGGTGCCCGTACCTGTGGGCCACCACGTCCCCATGGAGGCCGACCCTGGGCTGCTGGAGCAGGCCGACCGAGTCGTCCGGCAGGCCGTCAGCGCTCTAGGTCTGCGTAACTGCGCGGTCAACGTCGACCTCATGGAATGCGACGGCGTCGTGCACCTCATCGAGCTGACTGGACGTGCCGGCGCCAACGGCCTGCCCGAGCTCATGTCGACGGTCTACGGCCTGGACTACTACGAGATGGTCGCTCGCGAGGCGCTGGACCTTGACGTGCTGGAGACGTGGCGGGGCCGCTCCCCCTGGGACGGCGCTGCGCTGGCCATCATGCTCATCGACGCCGATGCCCGGGGCACCGTCACCGGCATCCACCGTCCCGACAGGCTGCCCGGGTGGGTCACCGACCTGCAGGTCTTCACGAACGTGGGCGACGTCCTGGAGGGGTTCACCTCCTCCAACGACTGTCTGGGCCAGGTGGTGGTTCGAGGATCCACCCTGGCAGAGTGCCGCGAGCGTGCCGCCTACATTGACGCGCAGGTGGTCCTGGCCACGGACAATGCGGGAACAGGTGCACGGACAGGTGAGACAGTCTCCACGCCGGGGACACGGTCATGA
- a CDS encoding serine/threonine-protein kinase: MTDVPAPRSLGSSYVLDRRVGSGAQGEVWSGRRVESGEVLAFKVLRAELVEAPGVVEGFIKERSTLMRVRSPFVVTIRDVVIEGSTFAIVMDYVGGGDLRALVRQEGSLRPADLAGLGAGVAQGLTAVHEAGVVHRDVKPANILLEPVGALRGGPGSAPASPVRLPGGAWVRPRVADFGVARICDTFAAAHATGAVGTPLYMAPEILSSQPPTPAADVYSLGVVLYQMACGTPPFVGQAPQLLAQHARHDPGRPQGVADPLWELIISMLSKHPAARPDAREVARRLTLMRSQLADLPAAPVLAQPPRSSLSPEPYEWDAEHGVGRQVEQSVGKAGPAQETTVAVTASPTLPLARQVQPPGTSSGLPAPSPGSGGRQPGGAPERALTLPPAGPSGAVPPEPDGAGSRSSSTGGTPDRSAGGPDGADSAASLSVYGYVDGCPAGPAVATAPGSGRSSTSRSSGRPGRRLVPVVVVALVVAVAAAATVTTWWWRAREATVADPGWLLSVPAGDDVREDLRVSGVSEGISSPGGGLYAARSDGAWSLYDLTGSGGAAVWSGRCSTTAVFWNDDSLLCQTPSSSILVHRDGTTSQPPGPSSFEWVGATSTRTVLVEEKGRGDLVAMTPEGSVAWRLRGDYREGVVRNGYVLTHDSGLGRHRSSLCPPARSWPPCARRSLTFPRRTRICLPRPDGPGGPCLPVPRRVQHHYRGGGLLPCHRERRDHLRV, translated from the coding sequence ATGACCGATGTACCAGCTCCCCGTAGCCTGGGCAGCTCCTACGTGCTGGACCGCCGCGTCGGCTCCGGGGCGCAGGGGGAGGTGTGGAGCGGGCGCCGCGTGGAATCGGGCGAGGTCCTGGCCTTCAAGGTGCTGCGTGCGGAGCTGGTGGAAGCTCCCGGTGTGGTTGAGGGCTTCATCAAGGAGCGATCCACCTTGATGCGGGTGCGCAGTCCCTTTGTGGTGACGATCCGTGACGTCGTCATTGAGGGGTCCACCTTCGCGATCGTCATGGACTACGTGGGGGGAGGTGACCTGCGCGCCCTTGTCCGGCAGGAGGGCTCGCTGAGGCCCGCGGACCTGGCCGGACTGGGTGCAGGTGTCGCTCAGGGACTGACTGCCGTGCACGAAGCGGGAGTGGTACACCGTGACGTCAAGCCCGCCAATATCCTACTGGAGCCGGTGGGAGCGCTGCGAGGAGGGCCAGGATCTGCCCCTGCCTCCCCGGTGCGCCTGCCGGGCGGGGCCTGGGTCAGGCCCCGGGTCGCCGACTTCGGCGTGGCTCGTATCTGCGACACCTTTGCCGCCGCTCATGCCACGGGTGCGGTCGGGACTCCGCTGTACATGGCTCCCGAGATCCTCTCCTCGCAGCCTCCGACGCCGGCGGCGGACGTGTACTCGTTGGGAGTCGTGCTCTACCAGATGGCCTGCGGAACCCCTCCCTTCGTCGGGCAGGCTCCCCAGCTGCTGGCGCAGCACGCCCGGCACGACCCAGGACGTCCTCAGGGCGTCGCGGACCCCCTCTGGGAACTGATCATCTCGATGCTGAGCAAGCACCCCGCTGCGCGTCCCGATGCCAGGGAGGTTGCCCGTCGGCTTACGCTGATGCGCAGCCAGCTGGCGGACCTGCCTGCCGCACCGGTTCTTGCCCAGCCCCCACGGTCGAGCCTCTCGCCTGAGCCCTACGAGTGGGACGCGGAGCACGGCGTCGGTCGTCAGGTAGAGCAGAGTGTCGGGAAGGCCGGGCCTGCCCAGGAGACCACGGTTGCCGTGACTGCTAGTCCCACCCTGCCCCTGGCGCGGCAGGTGCAGCCCCCGGGAACCTCTTCTGGCCTGCCTGCTCCCTCTCCCGGCTCCGGCGGGAGGCAGCCCGGCGGCGCTCCTGAGAGGGCGCTTACCCTGCCGCCAGCCGGACCCTCGGGAGCGGTCCCGCCCGAGCCGGATGGTGCGGGCAGCAGGAGCAGCAGCACGGGTGGCACCCCGGACCGTAGTGCTGGCGGGCCTGACGGGGCTGACAGTGCCGCTAGCCTGTCGGTCTACGGCTACGTGGACGGTTGCCCGGCCGGTCCTGCCGTGGCCACAGCTCCCGGGAGCGGGCGGTCCTCGACCTCCAGGTCCTCCGGACGCCCTGGGCGGAGGCTCGTGCCTGTCGTCGTGGTCGCCCTGGTCGTCGCCGTGGCTGCGGCGGCAACGGTGACGACGTGGTGGTGGCGAGCCCGTGAGGCCACCGTCGCCGACCCGGGCTGGCTGCTCTCGGTACCAGCGGGAGATGACGTCCGTGAGGACCTGCGCGTCTCCGGGGTCTCGGAAGGGATCAGCTCCCCAGGGGGCGGCCTCTACGCCGCCAGGTCTGACGGCGCGTGGTCCCTCTACGACCTCACCGGCTCCGGCGGCGCGGCGGTGTGGAGCGGCAGGTGCAGTACGACGGCAGTCTTCTGGAACGACGACTCCCTGCTGTGCCAGACCCCGTCGAGCAGCATCCTGGTCCACAGAGACGGTACGACGTCGCAACCTCCGGGCCCCTCCTCCTTTGAGTGGGTGGGGGCGACCAGCACGCGCACGGTCCTTGTCGAGGAGAAGGGCCGGGGAGACCTGGTCGCGATGACGCCAGAAGGCAGCGTGGCGTGGCGGCTGCGCGGCGACTACCGCGAGGGAGTCGTCAGGAACGGCTACGTCCTGACCCACGACAGCGGCCTCGGGAGACACAGGTCGTCTCTGTGTCCTCCGGCACGGTCCTGGCCTCCGTGCGCGAGGAGGAGCCTGACTTTCCCGAGGAGGACACGGATCTGCCTCCCACGTCCCGACGGGCCAGGCGGACCTTGCCTCCCGGTACCCCGGCGGGTTCAACATCACTACCGGGGAGGAGGCCTTCTCCCGTGTCACCGAGAGCGGCGTGACCATCTACGAGTCTGA
- a CDS encoding ATP-grasp domain-containing protein gives MTTAPGSLPGSPPPPAADHHGQRVLILGASLLQVPMIRRARDLGMRPVVVDMDPAAPGVCLAEEFHAVSTNDIDTVLDVARAHDIHGVATVGTDMPVRTIAAVAQALGLPGVSPTTALTCTDKAVMAQAFADASLPHPAFRTVSGMAELEEAVAQIGLPCILKPLDSSGSRGVIQVSSADQLPTALDYTRRVTRDVSPSGQVLVEELLTGPEISCEVLCIAGTAHVVALTDKATTGAPHFIETGHTQPAVLDAPTTAAVTSLVQDTVEATGITDGPAHIEMILTSTGPRLVELGARMAGDFVASHLVPLTTGVDFIGLVLRQACGEPIDPPMPRPQGGAVRFLDAPQGTLVSFRGLTQAHGLPGVREVLPLARAGQRIGGLHSSTDRVGVVIAQGKDHDDAARICEAARNLITVEVQP, from the coding sequence ATGACCACCGCCCCTGGCAGCCTGCCCGGCAGCCCGCCTCCGCCTGCCGCAGACCACCACGGGCAGCGGGTCCTGATCCTGGGCGCCTCGCTGCTGCAGGTTCCTATGATTCGCCGCGCCCGCGACCTCGGCATGCGGCCTGTTGTCGTGGACATGGATCCTGCGGCGCCAGGGGTCTGCCTGGCGGAGGAGTTCCACGCCGTCAGCACCAACGACATCGACACCGTCCTCGACGTCGCACGTGCCCACGACATCCACGGCGTCGCGACCGTGGGTACCGACATGCCGGTACGCACCATTGCCGCTGTAGCACAGGCACTGGGGCTGCCTGGCGTCTCCCCGACCACGGCACTGACCTGTACTGACAAGGCGGTCATGGCCCAGGCCTTCGCCGACGCCTCCCTACCCCACCCCGCGTTCAGGACCGTCTCCGGGATGGCAGAGCTGGAGGAGGCGGTTGCCCAGATCGGCCTGCCCTGCATCCTCAAGCCCCTGGACTCCTCCGGCAGCAGAGGAGTCATCCAGGTCAGCTCCGCTGACCAGCTGCCCACTGCCCTTGACTACACCAGGAGAGTCACCAGGGACGTCTCGCCATCGGGACAGGTCCTAGTCGAGGAGCTCCTCACCGGCCCCGAGATCAGCTGCGAGGTCCTGTGCATCGCTGGCACCGCCCATGTCGTCGCCCTCACTGACAAGGCTACGACCGGCGCACCGCACTTCATTGAGACCGGGCACACACAGCCCGCTGTCCTGGACGCCCCGACCACCGCAGCTGTCACCAGCCTTGTCCAGGACACGGTCGAGGCGACAGGAATCACGGACGGACCGGCTCACATCGAGATGATCCTGACCTCGACCGGACCTCGGCTCGTCGAGCTGGGCGCACGAATGGCCGGGGACTTCGTTGCCTCCCACCTGGTCCCGCTGACCACCGGGGTGGACTTTATCGGCCTGGTGCTGCGCCAGGCCTGCGGGGAGCCCATCGATCCCCCCATGCCGCGACCGCAGGGCGGGGCGGTGCGCTTCCTTGACGCCCCCCAGGGGACGCTCGTCAGCTTCCGTGGCCTCACCCAGGCACATGGGCTACCTGGTGTGCGAGAGGTGCTTCCCCTCGCCCGGGCGGGACAGCGCATCGGCGGCCTGCACTCAAGCACCGACCGCGTCGGTGTGGTCATCGCCCAGGGGAAGGACCACGACGACGCAGCGCGTATCTGCGAGGCGGCCAGGAATCTCATCACCGTGGAGGTACAGCCATGA
- a CDS encoding sugar transferase yields the protein MTTSDTRDVLSRPSGTGTTWTESGSFYARYGKRAVDLAAAVATLPALGVLTIGVGLAVALDDRGPVFFRQERWGRRGTPFRIVKFRSMSVGARDVRNADSSTLASRHDSRVTRVGRVLRLTSVDEVPQIINVLRGEMSLIGPRPNLATKPLESMGPDERRRLSVRPGITGYNQAFYRNSSSLEERYAADCYYVDHLSLGLDLRILARTLRTVLAREQVYTEENR from the coding sequence GTGACCACCAGCGACACAAGGGACGTGCTGTCACGACCGAGCGGCACCGGCACCACCTGGACAGAGTCAGGCTCCTTCTACGCCCGCTACGGAAAGCGCGCCGTGGACCTGGCGGCGGCTGTGGCCACCCTGCCTGCTCTTGGCGTACTCACCATCGGCGTCGGTCTTGCCGTCGCGCTGGACGACCGCGGGCCGGTCTTCTTTCGGCAGGAGCGGTGGGGTCGACGGGGCACGCCCTTCAGGATCGTCAAGTTCCGCTCCATGTCCGTGGGTGCACGCGACGTACGCAACGCGGACTCCTCTACGCTGGCCAGCCGTCACGACTCGAGAGTCACGCGCGTGGGCAGGGTGCTGCGCCTGACCTCTGTCGATGAGGTGCCGCAGATCATCAACGTCCTCAGGGGGGAGATGAGCCTCATCGGCCCCCGCCCCAACCTCGCCACCAAGCCCCTGGAGAGCATGGGACCTGACGAACGACGGCGGCTGTCCGTGAGACCGGGGATCACCGGCTACAACCAGGCCTTCTACCGCAACTCCTCCTCCCTGGAGGAACGCTACGCAGCCGACTGCTACTACGTGGACCACCTGTCCCTGGGCCTGGACCTGAGGATTCTAGCGCGCACACTGCGCACTGTCTTGGCACGGGAGCAGGTCTACACCGAGGAGAACCGATGA
- a CDS encoding glycosyltransferase, with protein sequence MRRLVLLANAFPFGTWETFLETELEYMDSFDAVEVMSLSVRADQRLRRRSLPYASMRAHPIAFRSRVFYLLASIRVLPDVNLYKELRHLRRTGRLSAARVVTLFVFLSRAHHEARVCRRLLRQAGARDDEIVFYSYRFNYQPYLAWLLRRHFPRSVSVARAHRADLYEELAPTEYLPLREHTVTHLGKIYCIADHGRNYLVSRFPWAGDRTVVARLGTTDHGTASQWPSRSPLRVVSCSTITPVKRLELLLEALAGSRHPVEWEHFGEGPLRNSLEHRARSLLPPHVSLRLHGFVSNTQLVKSYVAQARHVLVNVSSSEGVPVSIMEAMSTGIPVIATDVGGTGEIVLDGVNGILLPADPSPEQVRQAVERIATMDDGDYTRLRQAARRTWQERCDARHLYTTFAAELTGLSHR encoded by the coding sequence ATGAGGCGCCTGGTCCTTCTTGCCAACGCCTTCCCCTTCGGCACCTGGGAGACCTTCCTGGAGACCGAGCTGGAGTACATGGACAGCTTCGACGCGGTCGAGGTCATGTCCCTGTCGGTGCGTGCGGACCAGCGGCTGCGCAGGCGCTCACTGCCCTACGCCAGCATGCGGGCACACCCGATCGCCTTCCGGTCCCGGGTCTTCTACCTGCTGGCCTCCATTCGCGTCCTGCCAGACGTCAACCTCTACAAGGAGCTGCGTCATCTGCGCCGCACCGGGCGCCTCAGCGCCGCACGGGTGGTGACCCTGTTCGTGTTCCTCAGCCGCGCCCACCACGAGGCCCGGGTCTGCCGTCGTCTCCTGAGGCAGGCAGGCGCCCGTGACGACGAGATCGTGTTCTACTCCTACCGCTTCAACTACCAGCCCTACCTCGCCTGGCTGCTGCGTCGCCACTTCCCGCGATCAGTCTCGGTAGCACGGGCGCACCGCGCCGACCTGTACGAGGAGCTGGCACCTACGGAGTACCTGCCACTGCGTGAGCACACTGTCACCCACCTGGGAAAGATCTACTGCATCGCCGACCACGGCAGGAACTACCTCGTCAGCAGGTTCCCCTGGGCCGGGGACAGGACCGTCGTTGCGCGACTGGGCACCACCGACCACGGCACCGCGTCGCAGTGGCCGTCACGGTCCCCCCTGAGGGTTGTCAGCTGCTCCACCATCACCCCGGTCAAGCGTCTCGAGCTCCTCCTCGAGGCCCTAGCGGGATCCCGGCACCCTGTCGAGTGGGAGCACTTCGGCGAGGGGCCGCTACGGAACAGCCTCGAGCACAGGGCGCGCTCTCTCCTTCCCCCGCACGTGTCGCTCAGGCTGCACGGCTTCGTAAGCAACACCCAGCTCGTCAAGAGCTACGTCGCCCAGGCGCGCCACGTCCTGGTCAACGTCAGCTCCTCGGAGGGCGTCCCCGTCTCAATCATGGAGGCCATGTCCACCGGGATACCAGTCATCGCCACGGACGTCGGCGGCACCGGGGAGATCGTCCTCGACGGGGTCAACGGCATCCTGCTTCCCGCCGACCCCTCCCCCGAGCAGGTCCGACAGGCCGTGGAGCGCATAGCCACCATGGATGACGGTGACTACACGCGGCTGCGCCAGGCGGCCCGCCGTACCTGGCAGGAGCGTTGCGACGCTCGGCACCTGTACACGACCTTCGCGGCGGAGCTCACGGGGCTCAGCCACCGGTAG